The Streptomyces sp. NBC_01439 genome contains the following window.
ACTCGGTACGCAGGCGCTGGAGTGCCTGTTGCTGGTGTGCCTGCTGCGTCGTGGCGGAGTTTTGGGCGCCGTCAGCGGTCGGCGCCGTGGAAGAAGCCGGGGCGAGCCCGCGGGCGAGCGCGGTACCGGCAGCCCGACGCACGGAACCCGATGTGTCGTGGCGCCAGTGCTTCAGCAGTTTGATCATGATCTCCGTGTCGATGCCGCGCCGTGTGAGCTGCTGGGCGATCAGCATCCGCAGGGAGGGTGGGAGGGGGTTGAGCAGGGACGTCGCCTCGGCGACGATCTGCACGGCTTCCGGACTGCTGAGCGGGCCGTAGCCGATCAGTACAGCACCAGCCTCGGGAGAAGGCCCGCCCAGACACTGGCGGGCGTAGACCAAGACCTCGGGGACTTCTGGCCACGCCCCGATGATCCAACCGCGCGCGGTGCCGAAGTCCTCGCTCGGCACCGCGTCAAGACACAGGCTGGCTAGAGCGCGTGCATCGTGACGTACCAGGGCGCGTTCGGCCTCAGTGCGCTGGATGGGGGAGGATTCGCCCCGTGCGGCGTTCTTGCAGTCGATCCAGAGCCTGCCCAGGGCGGCGATAGCGTGGTCGATGTACTTCTGGGGGCGCTGTTGGATCAGCTGGACCAGGCACTCGATTCCTTGCTCGGGCCCGAGGACTGCAGCGACGACCTCCACAAAGGGCACCGCGTCGTCAGCAGGTCCGTTGATCTTGCGTAGCAGTGCTTCTCGGGCGGTGGGGTCATCGCCGTAGTGGTGTTGCAGGGCACGCGCCGACGAAGCTGTGCCGAAGGCGGCGTCAAGCGCGTCGATCAGGTAGTCGCGTACTTGGTCAGTCCTGGCCAGCCGAGCCAGGTTGTAGGCGTCGTCGCCGAGGTGGGCGGCCTCGCGCAACAGCCGGGTCTGAGCGGCGTCGCGGATTGTGAGCTCATCCGCCCAGCCTGCAGGCGCATGGGCCAGGGCATAAGGGAAATACTCGTCGGAGGCGATTTCGCGGGCCACCCACCTGACCGCCTTCGGGTCATGCGGGAACGCGGTGAGCAGCACCCACCAAGCAAGTTCCCGCGATCCGGGAGTGCCGGGGCGGCCTGGGGTACCCGACAGGATGTCCAGGCAGAGGTCTCGCACGGACTCATCGTCCCGGGCCGCTTCGCTGACCATCTCCACCGTGACAAGGTCCCAGAACTCCCCTACCGAGTCCCGTTCGAGCAGGCTGAGCAACCGCTGACGATCGTTCTCATCCCAGGCGGGGGCTGAGGTCTCGCCCTGAAGCGCCCGGTGCGCGCGCAGGGCGACGGCCCAGATGCCAACGGCTCCCTGGCGCAGGCCCCAGGAGATCAGCTCCGTCGTCCGGGGGTGGCCGGGCCAGCCGGTGACCAGTGCTTCGAGTGCGGCTGCTTGGGTGCGGGTCTCGCTTCCTGAACGGATCACCAGGGCCAAGGCTTGGGCCACGTCCTCGGAGCCGCCCAAGCGTTGGGCAATAGCCTGAGCCGAGGCGTGCTTGACGTTGGAGGACGGATGCTCCAGAGCCCGCAGCAAGATTGCCTCAGCGTCCGGTACGGCGATGCCCCCGCGGCGCAGCGCCCAGTACGCGCTCGGGTCGTCCGTGGTGGCTATGGCTTTGCGCGCGAACCATGGCAGCAGGATTCGACTCGCGGTCGTCCCGGTTAGGGCACCGGTGAGGGCGGCGACTAGACGCGCCCTATGGGGCATCCAGGGGTGGCGTTCGACGCGGTCGCAGAGGATCCGGGCGAACCGTGCGGCATCGCGGGGAAGCATGCGGACACCAGCTGCCAGAGCCTCTGCGACCAGCTCATGGCCGGCCATTTCCTCTGGTGAGTGCTCCGGCCCTGCGCTGGTGGCTGTCTGCAGCAGATCGGCAACCTCGCCTGGGCGTCCCTGGCCGGCTAGTAGAGCAAGGAGCACATCGCGCCAGGAACGGCTACCGACTCTGGATCGGACGATTTCCCTCTGATGGGCCAGGGGTAGGGTCGTCAGGTGCTCAGCGGCGAGCTGTTCGGCGACGGCGCGGTGGATAAAACCCAAGGTACCGGCTCCCTGAGCGACCAGGATGCCGAGATCGCCTTCGGCTGTCTCCATGATCTGCGGAGCCAGACGACGGGCATCTGCAGGGTCGTAGCCGAGCAGGTCGTCATCGCACAGTGCCCGGACCACGCTAGCGCGCCACACGCGGATGCCGGCAGCGGGCCCTGTCTCGGCCTGACGCAGTTCGTAGGCGACAGCGGCCAGAACCTGGCGGATTTCCCGGGTGTCCAGTGCGTTGCCGGATCGGCGCATATCCCGTCTGCGAATTGCAGGGTGCTGCTCGACCAGCACGTCGACCAGCCGTCGGTGGGCTTCCATACGCCGTGTTGGCAGCGGGCCATTCGACCACATCCCGGCCAGCATCAGCAGGAACAGCGGCACGGTAGCCAGGGTGCTCAAGTCGGCTACGGCCTTAACCTCATCCAGGAAACGGTGAGCGCTGTCTGTTTTGAGGCGTTGCGCGGCCTGGCTCGGGCCCTGAGGGTCTTCAGATGTAGTTAGCTCGGCCAAACCGGCCCTGGCGAAAGCGGCCCGAGCCATGCGCTGCTGCTGAGCTTCGGACAACAGAGCCAGGTTCCCCACCCGCCAGCCGGCCAGTGCCATTAGACGGCGCAGGGCATAGGGGCGGCTGGAAACGATGGCAGCAACGTTGCGGCTGCGGATGAAATTTTCAAGGAGGGTCAGGGCAGGGTGGGCGCTGTCCTCGTCAGTCCATTCGTCCAAGCCGTCGACTACCAACAGCAACCGGTCGTCGGCCAGGGCGCGTGCCACCAAGCCGTGCAGGTGCTGCGCTGAGTATCGAGTGAGCCAGGCCCGGACGGCGGACTCAATCGACCGCTCCGCGTCCTCTTTGAGGTATTCGCAGAGGAATGAGAAGGGAAGCCACACCGGCAAACTCGAGCCGAACTTGCCGGCCAGGGCTGAGGAACGGGGTGACTCGTCCAACAGGTCGGACACGACGAAACGCAACAGTCTCGATTTGCCTGCACCGGGCCCGCCAACCACGACCGACAGATCACCGGCGGCCAGCCACTCGTCGCAGGCCCTGCGAGTGACGTCCGGTCCGCCCAGGTCCTCCTCGACTCGGTTGAGTTGGAGCATGCGGTCCACGGCGGGCACCTCGTCCCGCCCCTGCCAAGGAGGCTCGTTCCCGAATGTCTGCTCCCCTGGGAGTGCCGAGCCCTCGTCGCCATCTCTGAGTGGGCGGTGCCCGGCCGTGTGATCGTCCGCCTGAATCTGATAGTCCTCAGTGTCCGGACGGCTGCCGACCGGGGAGTCCCCGCCGCTATCGGTGATGTCCAGCGTGATGTACTCAAGCGGTGCAGGCGCGTGCGTGGACATGGCCGGGTTCAGGAGCACTGCCCCGGTGTCCTGCAAGGCGAAGGATGCTCGATAGAGGCTGCGCAGGCGGGTACGCAGTTCACTAACGTCTTGACCAGACAGCCTGTCTGCCAGCGCTTCCGCTGCCTCAGGGCCACAGAACCGGGCTACCCATGATCGACCGAAGAAGTCGTCAACCACCTCGGGCAGTTGGCGCAACTGCTCGCTGACCGACTCGCGTCCCCAAGGCTCAAGCCGGATCCCCTTCTGCTCCAGCCTGTCCGCCTGACGGTTGAGCTCTTCGGCCAGCTTGATGGGACGCAGGGCGTGGGTGGTGGCATAGATGAATACTTCCGAGCGCTCGGCCCATGAACCTCTCAGGAACTTGTCGACCGCTTGGATAATTTTCGCCGGACTCAGCGTCTTCACGTGCTTCGACTGAAGGGTCGTGTAACGACGCTCGGGATCTGTCGCGGAGCGCGCTTCGGTCTCGCGGGTGTTGCGGACGAACAGGTCAATGCCTTCTTGGCCCTGCCCTGGCGTGCCGTACAGCTCGGCGCACTCGGCCCGGCCGTTGCGTTCCGCAAGTCGCAAAAACAGGCGTTCCACATCCGGCCACGGAAGCTGATCCAATGGCAGGTAATCGGCCTTGGTGACAACGGGCGGCGCAACGCTGCCAGACGGAGGAACGTGCAGGCCGGGAGGAACCTTTCCCGACGACCGCACCACCACACCGCTCTTTCCCGCCACGATCAGTATCTTCGCACGATGCCCTCAACGACACACGCGAAAAGCGTGGGTCGCACTGCGGGCGCGTACAGCATCGGTGACACCAGGATCGACGAGCCCGCCGACGCACCGGCATCACCCGTGGCGAGACGGGGCAGCCGGACATGGCGACGGAGGCATCGTCAAGGTATGTGCCATCGCACCTCCTTCTTAGAGGTTCCCTCAGGTCGGACCCAAGGCCGAACCTGAGGCGATAGATTTGGGGTGCTTGATCGACACCGTGCCACGGTCGCCGGTAACGCTGACGAAGAGTGAAGGGAACGTGGGCCGAGTGCACCAGGTGGCTGCCGAGGAAGCCCTGGCGGAGCTGGCCGCCGCTTCCGCAAACTTCGGCTTTCTGCTGCCGCTGGAGCCCCTCCTACTGCTGTACGGCGCGGGTGCTGAGGCCGACGCGCACGACCGCCCGAAACGGTCCCTCGCTCAGGCCCGGCAGTTCGCGGAGGTGCTTACTGCGGAGTCTGTCCGGCTGCTCGGCTCGGATTCCGCCGACGGCCCGGTGCACCACGTGCTGGCCGAACTGCGCCGCTCCGGCAACCCCGCACCGGACCGCGAGACGGCAGCGGATGACCGGTCCCGTGCCCAGCGCTTCGTACGCCACTGCTTCGAGCTGGGCGTCTGGTACTTCCGACTACGGACCGGAGTGCGTGACGAGCTCTCCTTCGTCCCGCCGGCCGAATGGGACCGCACCCCGGCGAGCCCACCGCGCCGACAGGTGGCCAGATCGGGGCCGGTGGCCGACCTGGCCATCTGGGTCGCCCTGCTCGACGAGTACGTCCCCATATTGCGGCGGACTTTCGACCGGCGTACGCCCGCCGAGACAGCCACCCGCGCGTCCCTGAAGGCACGTTCAGCCCTCCTGGAGACAAAGTGGCGCGTCGCGGACCTGCTGGCCGAGGCAGGGTGGACCGTACAGCATGATTCGGAGACGCCGCACGAGCTACCGGTACGGGGGGTCGCCGTGCGGGGCACGGCGCACCCGGACCGGGCGGCAGGACCGGACTACGTTCTCCACATCGATGGCCAACCGGTGGGCACCGTCGAGGTGCGCCCCCGCAGCGAGGACCTGCGCGCGGCGATGGCCCGGACCCGTGAGGCCGGCACCCCGTCGACGGCGTCCGCAGAGCGACGGATGCCCTACACATACGTCACCGACGGCGTCCGGGTAGTGTTCCGGAACGGGGACGACCCCGAGCCGCGCCCGCGGGA
Protein-coding sequences here:
- a CDS encoding NACHT domain-containing protein; this translates as MAGKSGVVVRSSGKVPPGLHVPPSGSVAPPVVTKADYLPLDQLPWPDVERLFLRLAERNGRAECAELYGTPGQGQEGIDLFVRNTRETEARSATDPERRYTTLQSKHVKTLSPAKIIQAVDKFLRGSWAERSEVFIYATTHALRPIKLAEELNRQADRLEQKGIRLEPWGRESVSEQLRQLPEVVDDFFGRSWVARFCGPEAAEALADRLSGQDVSELRTRLRSLYRASFALQDTGAVLLNPAMSTHAPAPLEYITLDITDSGGDSPVGSRPDTEDYQIQADDHTAGHRPLRDGDEGSALPGEQTFGNEPPWQGRDEVPAVDRMLQLNRVEEDLGGPDVTRRACDEWLAAGDLSVVVGGPGAGKSRLLRFVVSDLLDESPRSSALAGKFGSSLPVWLPFSFLCEYLKEDAERSIESAVRAWLTRYSAQHLHGLVARALADDRLLLVVDGLDEWTDEDSAHPALTLLENFIRSRNVAAIVSSRPYALRRLMALAGWRVGNLALLSEAQQQRMARAAFARAGLAELTTSEDPQGPSQAAQRLKTDSAHRFLDEVKAVADLSTLATVPLFLLMLAGMWSNGPLPTRRMEAHRRLVDVLVEQHPAIRRRDMRRSGNALDTREIRQVLAAVAYELRQAETGPAAGIRVWRASVVRALCDDDLLGYDPADARRLAPQIMETAEGDLGILVAQGAGTLGFIHRAVAEQLAAEHLTTLPLAHQREIVRSRVGSRSWRDVLLALLAGQGRPGEVADLLQTATSAGPEHSPEEMAGHELVAEALAAGVRMLPRDAARFARILCDRVERHPWMPHRARLVAALTGALTGTTASRILLPWFARKAIATTDDPSAYWALRRGGIAVPDAEAILLRALEHPSSNVKHASAQAIAQRLGGSEDVAQALALVIRSGSETRTQAAALEALVTGWPGHPRTTELISWGLRQGAVGIWAVALRAHRALQGETSAPAWDENDRQRLLSLLERDSVGEFWDLVTVEMVSEAARDDESVRDLCLDILSGTPGRPGTPGSRELAWWVLLTAFPHDPKAVRWVAREIASDEYFPYALAHAPAGWADELTIRDAAQTRLLREAAHLGDDAYNLARLARTDQVRDYLIDALDAAFGTASSARALQHHYGDDPTAREALLRKINGPADDAVPFVEVVAAVLGPEQGIECLVQLIQQRPQKYIDHAIAALGRLWIDCKNAARGESSPIQRTEAERALVRHDARALASLCLDAVPSEDFGTARGWIIGAWPEVPEVLVYARQCLGGPSPEAGAVLIGYGPLSSPEAVQIVAEATSLLNPLPPSLRMLIAQQLTRRGIDTEIMIKLLKHWRHDTSGSVRRAAGTALARGLAPASSTAPTADGAQNSATTQQAHQQQALQRLRTECRIEMLSHDLETGDDRRRTAWAIMLLLNDVALLQGVVERYDGRPVTVELDDPLSGYDPQLTELIASHWKALQDQSDNRLPERLAGRLPRNPPDLTGVWSRLANAAIRHPDLDRALNNAVHGDPKLLREKGVFAWYAEANPEDPCLLKYAAQTAQAENDPQPVLSVVDRLRLTDVHRRELLELLVHPSGIKPSRQLISDDDIDVTVTGWRRIALARLLPDDPHAHSLYRKLQEELASGYRLGWTWPEAIAVTINLAPAAHVPDLILRFAERLQRRAVTFAGPHLLDAAAHRIRRDLDAEEAVIAAIISPDNMGTSTVAWGSRSRTYTAVSSEPLHRQVLLAGILATATGLPADVVTALAPLADSDSVLHDNPLMKPRPIRFAVLDLLDAAR